In a genomic window of Candidatus Methylomirabilota bacterium:
- a CDS encoding molecular chaperone TorD family protein, protein MPDTYSVVKQVSTALFRSVAFQALALGFAYPSNAVVQQLKARWSALLTGSRPWPTGVKQPFQHANRLLLSTDEETLEPEHVRLFGPVARCPLYETAYGDAGRLLGRSASLADIAGFYLAFGLCPTTGDTHREDHIGLELEFMSLLTLKEAYAVAEGWQEPMEITRTAQQRFVQDHLGTWIDALTAQLSLCKPHPFYATLGESLCAMVRAEVIRLQVSPVPVGGPVVDTLMGDDSLQCPYAPSSQG, encoded by the coding sequence ATGCCGGATACCTATAGCGTGGTAAAGCAGGTCTCCACCGCATTGTTCCGTAGCGTTGCCTTTCAAGCGCTGGCCCTGGGATTCGCCTACCCTTCCAACGCCGTCGTACAACAACTGAAAGCACGGTGGAGCGCGCTGCTGACCGGTTCGCGTCCATGGCCGACGGGGGTGAAGCAGCCCTTTCAGCACGCCAACAGACTCCTCCTCAGTACGGATGAAGAGACGCTCGAACCCGAGCATGTCCGCCTCTTTGGCCCGGTTGCACGCTGCCCTTTGTACGAGACCGCCTACGGCGATGCCGGGCGTCTCCTGGGCCGATCGGCGAGCCTCGCCGATATAGCCGGTTTCTACTTGGCGTTCGGACTGTGCCCCACTACTGGCGATACTCATCGTGAAGATCATATCGGCCTTGAACTTGAGTTCATGAGTCTCCTGACCTTAAAGGAGGCATACGCCGTAGCAGAGGGGTGGCAGGAACCCATGGAGATCACCCGCACGGCTCAGCAGCGGTTTGTTCAGGACCATCTGGGGACGTGGATCGACGCGTTGACCGCGCAGTTGAGCCTATGCAAACCTCATCCGTTCTACGCCACCCTAGGAGAATCGCTATGCGCCATGGTGCGTGCCGAGGTGATACGCCTGCAGGTGTCGCCCGTACCTGTCGGCGGTCCGGTTGTCGATACCCTGATGGGGGATGATTCTCTGCAGTGCCCATACGCTCCCAGTAGCCAAGGGTAG